In one Misgurnus anguillicaudatus chromosome 1, ASM2758022v2, whole genome shotgun sequence genomic region, the following are encoded:
- the cwf19l1 gene encoding CWF19-like protein 1 isoform X3, whose amino-acid sequence MPFRKRAGNLIYYCVLVTFSEPLLRLKQNGKATNLVLKKAPIHTYVLGAASQETVKYYPSADGCELAENIICLGRRGIFTGASGVQIAYVSGREAQQEPAPSHCFTPKDMGALVTPLLSNSKFRGVDILLTSQWPRGVWQYGNSPETDTKCCGVLSIAELADKLKPRYHFAGLEGVHYERLPYRNHLVLQENAQHVSRFIALASVNNPAKKKYLYAFNIVPMKNMDATELVKQPQDVTENPYRKPTKDGKKDKPPTYMLQAEEEPASQFFFDLGQKKPQQRQGHGRKRQSDGDQPGQHKQPRKPPQPTGPCWFCLASPEVEKHLVISIGTHWYMALAKGGLTPDHVLLLPVGHYQAVVDLASEVVEEMEKYKTAVKKFCKSKGCRCVLFERNYRSQHLQLQVVPVPMDKCSTEDIKEAFMTQAEELKIELMEIPAHTDLKQIAPPGTPYFYVELDTGEKLFHRIRKNFPLQFGREVLASEALLNIPMRADWRECKCTREEEEDLTKQVRSDFQPFDFALDD is encoded by the exons ATGCCATTCAGAAAAAGAGCGGGCAATTTGAT ttACTACTGTGTGTTGGTGACTTTTTCGGAACCTCTTCTGAGGCTGAAGCAGAATGGGAAGGCTACAAATCTGGTGCTAAAAAA AGCACCCATCCACACTTACGTTCTCGGTGCAGCCAGCCAAGAAACCGTAAAGTATTATCCCAGTGCAGATGGCTGCGAGCTGGCAGAAAACATTATATGTTTGG GTCGACGAGGCATATTCACAGGGGCGTCTGGGGTTCAGATTGCTTATGTAAGTGGCAGAGAAGCTCAACAGGAACCTGCGCCCTCACACTGCTTCACCCCTAAAGACATGGGCGCCCTGGTGACGCCATTGCTGTCTAACTCAAAGTTTCGAGGAGTGGACATACTTCTGACCTCACAGTGGCCTCGAGGAGTGTGGCAGTATGGAAACAGTCCC GAAACTGACACAAAATGTTGTGGGGTTTTGTCGATAGCAGAACTTGCTGACAAGTTGAAGCCCCGCTACCATTTTGCAGGACTAGAAGGGGTACATTATGAGAGGTTGCCTTACAG GAATCATTTGGTCCTTCAAGAGAATGCACAACATGTCAGCAGATTCATCGCCCTGGCATCGGTCAACAATCCTGCCAAGAAAAAG TACTTGTATGCCTTCAACATTGTCCCAATGAAAAACATGGACGCCACAGAGTTAGTCAAACAGCCTCAGGATGTCACAGAAAATCCCTACAGGAAACCTACGAAAGATGGGAAGAAAGACAAACCGCCTACCTATATGCTTCAGGCTGAG GAGGAACCAGCATCGCAGTTCTTCTTTGATCTGGGTCAGAAGAAACCACAGCAACGTCAGGGTCATGGCAGAAAGAGACAGTCTGATGGAGATCAACCTGGTCAACACAAACAGCCCCGTAAACCCC CACAGCCCACTGGACCCTGCTGGTTCTGCCTCGCGAGTCCAGAAGTTGAAAAGCACTTGGTCATAAGCATTGGAACACAT TGGTACATGGCTCTAGCTAAAGGCGGCCTCACCCCAGACCATGTTCTTCTGCTGCCCGTCGGTCATTACCAGGCAGTGGTGGATCTGGCATCGGAGGTGGTTGAAGAGATGGAGAAATACAAGACTGCTGTCAAGAAGTTCTGCAAAAGCAAAGGCTGCCGATGTGTGCTGTTTGAGAGGAACTACCGCAGCCAGCACCTTCAGCTACAG GTTGTGCCGGTGCCCATGGACAAGTGCAGTACAGAAGACATCAAAGAGGCGTTTATGACGCAAGCCGAGGAGCTGAAGATTGAGTTGATGGAGATTCCGGCTCACACGGATCTTAAGCAG ATTGCTCCTCCAGGTACACCATACTTTTATGTGGAGCTGGATACGGGCGAGAAGCTTTTTCATCGCATAAGGAAAAATTTCCCTCTACAGTTTGGCAG GGAAGTGTTGGCAAGCGAGGCGTTGTTAAACATCCCTATGCGTGCTGATTGGagagaatgtaaatgtacgAGGGAAGAGGAAGAGGATTTGACCAAACAAGTGCGCTCTGACTTCCAGCCCTTCGACTTTGCCCTTGATGACTAA
- the cwf19l1 gene encoding CWF19-like protein 1 isoform X1, protein MNSSTSSSPGPLSPCSCTESSADSRIPELYSARKLACGDVEGRINALFNRVNAIQKKSGQFDLLLCVGDFFGTSSEAEAEWEGYKSGAKKAPIHTYVLGAASQETVKYYPSADGCELAENIICLGRRGIFTGASGVQIAYVSGREAQQEPAPSHCFTPKDMGALVTPLLSNSKFRGVDILLTSQWPRGVWQYGNSPETDTKCCGVLSIAELADKLKPRYHFAGLEGVHYERLPYRNHLVLQENAQHVSRFIALASVNNPAKKKYLYAFNIVPMKNMDATELVKQPQDVTENPYRKPTKDGKKDKPPTYMLQAEEEPASQFFFDLGQKKPQQRQGHGRKRQSDGDQPGQHKQPRKPPQPTGPCWFCLASPEVEKHLVISIGTHWYMALAKGGLTPDHVLLLPVGHYQAVVDLASEVVEEMEKYKTAVKKFCKSKGCRCVLFERNYRSQHLQLQVVPVPMDKCSTEDIKEAFMTQAEELKIELMEIPAHTDLKQIAPPGTPYFYVELDTGEKLFHRIRKNFPLQFGREVLASEALLNIPMRADWRECKCTREEEEDLTKQVRSDFQPFDFALDD, encoded by the exons ATGAACTCCAGCACAAGCTCCAGTCCGGGTCCGCTCAGTCCTTGCAGCTGCACCGAATCCTCCGCCGACTCGCGCATCCCCGAGCTGTACAGCGCGCGGAA ACTCGCATGCGGGGACGTTGAAGGAAGaataaatgctttatttaaCCGCGTGAATGCCATTCAGAAAAAGAGCGGGCAATTTGAT ttACTACTGTGTGTTGGTGACTTTTTCGGAACCTCTTCTGAGGCTGAAGCAGAATGGGAAGGCTACAAATCTGGTGCTAAAAAAG CACCCATCCACACTTACGTTCTCGGTGCAGCCAGCCAAGAAACCGTAAAGTATTATCCCAGTGCAGATGGCTGCGAGCTGGCAGAAAACATTATATGTTTGG GTCGACGAGGCATATTCACAGGGGCGTCTGGGGTTCAGATTGCTTATGTAAGTGGCAGAGAAGCTCAACAGGAACCTGCGCCCTCACACTGCTTCACCCCTAAAGACATGGGCGCCCTGGTGACGCCATTGCTGTCTAACTCAAAGTTTCGAGGAGTGGACATACTTCTGACCTCACAGTGGCCTCGAGGAGTGTGGCAGTATGGAAACAGTCCC GAAACTGACACAAAATGTTGTGGGGTTTTGTCGATAGCAGAACTTGCTGACAAGTTGAAGCCCCGCTACCATTTTGCAGGACTAGAAGGGGTACATTATGAGAGGTTGCCTTACAG GAATCATTTGGTCCTTCAAGAGAATGCACAACATGTCAGCAGATTCATCGCCCTGGCATCGGTCAACAATCCTGCCAAGAAAAAG TACTTGTATGCCTTCAACATTGTCCCAATGAAAAACATGGACGCCACAGAGTTAGTCAAACAGCCTCAGGATGTCACAGAAAATCCCTACAGGAAACCTACGAAAGATGGGAAGAAAGACAAACCGCCTACCTATATGCTTCAGGCTGAG GAGGAACCAGCATCGCAGTTCTTCTTTGATCTGGGTCAGAAGAAACCACAGCAACGTCAGGGTCATGGCAGAAAGAGACAGTCTGATGGAGATCAACCTGGTCAACACAAACAGCCCCGTAAACCCC CACAGCCCACTGGACCCTGCTGGTTCTGCCTCGCGAGTCCAGAAGTTGAAAAGCACTTGGTCATAAGCATTGGAACACAT TGGTACATGGCTCTAGCTAAAGGCGGCCTCACCCCAGACCATGTTCTTCTGCTGCCCGTCGGTCATTACCAGGCAGTGGTGGATCTGGCATCGGAGGTGGTTGAAGAGATGGAGAAATACAAGACTGCTGTCAAGAAGTTCTGCAAAAGCAAAGGCTGCCGATGTGTGCTGTTTGAGAGGAACTACCGCAGCCAGCACCTTCAGCTACAG GTTGTGCCGGTGCCCATGGACAAGTGCAGTACAGAAGACATCAAAGAGGCGTTTATGACGCAAGCCGAGGAGCTGAAGATTGAGTTGATGGAGATTCCGGCTCACACGGATCTTAAGCAG ATTGCTCCTCCAGGTACACCATACTTTTATGTGGAGCTGGATACGGGCGAGAAGCTTTTTCATCGCATAAGGAAAAATTTCCCTCTACAGTTTGGCAG GGAAGTGTTGGCAAGCGAGGCGTTGTTAAACATCCCTATGCGTGCTGATTGGagagaatgtaaatgtacgAGGGAAGAGGAAGAGGATTTGACCAAACAAGTGCGCTCTGACTTCCAGCCCTTCGACTTTGCCCTTGATGACTAA
- the cwf19l1 gene encoding CWF19-like protein 1 isoform X2 — translation MGDKPLRVLACGDVEGRINALFNRVNAIQKKSGQFDLLLCVGDFFGTSSEAEAEWEGYKSGAKKAPIHTYVLGAASQETVKYYPSADGCELAENIICLGRRGIFTGASGVQIAYVSGREAQQEPAPSHCFTPKDMGALVTPLLSNSKFRGVDILLTSQWPRGVWQYGNSPETDTKCCGVLSIAELADKLKPRYHFAGLEGVHYERLPYRNHLVLQENAQHVSRFIALASVNNPAKKKYLYAFNIVPMKNMDATELVKQPQDVTENPYRKPTKDGKKDKPPTYMLQAEEEPASQFFFDLGQKKPQQRQGHGRKRQSDGDQPGQHKQPRKPPQPTGPCWFCLASPEVEKHLVISIGTHWYMALAKGGLTPDHVLLLPVGHYQAVVDLASEVVEEMEKYKTAVKKFCKSKGCRCVLFERNYRSQHLQLQVVPVPMDKCSTEDIKEAFMTQAEELKIELMEIPAHTDLKQIAPPGTPYFYVELDTGEKLFHRIRKNFPLQFGREVLASEALLNIPMRADWRECKCTREEEEDLTKQVRSDFQPFDFALDD, via the exons ATGGGAGACAAGCCTTTGAGAGT ACTCGCATGCGGGGACGTTGAAGGAAGaataaatgctttatttaaCCGCGTGAATGCCATTCAGAAAAAGAGCGGGCAATTTGAT ttACTACTGTGTGTTGGTGACTTTTTCGGAACCTCTTCTGAGGCTGAAGCAGAATGGGAAGGCTACAAATCTGGTGCTAAAAAAG CACCCATCCACACTTACGTTCTCGGTGCAGCCAGCCAAGAAACCGTAAAGTATTATCCCAGTGCAGATGGCTGCGAGCTGGCAGAAAACATTATATGTTTGG GTCGACGAGGCATATTCACAGGGGCGTCTGGGGTTCAGATTGCTTATGTAAGTGGCAGAGAAGCTCAACAGGAACCTGCGCCCTCACACTGCTTCACCCCTAAAGACATGGGCGCCCTGGTGACGCCATTGCTGTCTAACTCAAAGTTTCGAGGAGTGGACATACTTCTGACCTCACAGTGGCCTCGAGGAGTGTGGCAGTATGGAAACAGTCCC GAAACTGACACAAAATGTTGTGGGGTTTTGTCGATAGCAGAACTTGCTGACAAGTTGAAGCCCCGCTACCATTTTGCAGGACTAGAAGGGGTACATTATGAGAGGTTGCCTTACAG GAATCATTTGGTCCTTCAAGAGAATGCACAACATGTCAGCAGATTCATCGCCCTGGCATCGGTCAACAATCCTGCCAAGAAAAAG TACTTGTATGCCTTCAACATTGTCCCAATGAAAAACATGGACGCCACAGAGTTAGTCAAACAGCCTCAGGATGTCACAGAAAATCCCTACAGGAAACCTACGAAAGATGGGAAGAAAGACAAACCGCCTACCTATATGCTTCAGGCTGAG GAGGAACCAGCATCGCAGTTCTTCTTTGATCTGGGTCAGAAGAAACCACAGCAACGTCAGGGTCATGGCAGAAAGAGACAGTCTGATGGAGATCAACCTGGTCAACACAAACAGCCCCGTAAACCCC CACAGCCCACTGGACCCTGCTGGTTCTGCCTCGCGAGTCCAGAAGTTGAAAAGCACTTGGTCATAAGCATTGGAACACAT TGGTACATGGCTCTAGCTAAAGGCGGCCTCACCCCAGACCATGTTCTTCTGCTGCCCGTCGGTCATTACCAGGCAGTGGTGGATCTGGCATCGGAGGTGGTTGAAGAGATGGAGAAATACAAGACTGCTGTCAAGAAGTTCTGCAAAAGCAAAGGCTGCCGATGTGTGCTGTTTGAGAGGAACTACCGCAGCCAGCACCTTCAGCTACAG GTTGTGCCGGTGCCCATGGACAAGTGCAGTACAGAAGACATCAAAGAGGCGTTTATGACGCAAGCCGAGGAGCTGAAGATTGAGTTGATGGAGATTCCGGCTCACACGGATCTTAAGCAG ATTGCTCCTCCAGGTACACCATACTTTTATGTGGAGCTGGATACGGGCGAGAAGCTTTTTCATCGCATAAGGAAAAATTTCCCTCTACAGTTTGGCAG GGAAGTGTTGGCAAGCGAGGCGTTGTTAAACATCCCTATGCGTGCTGATTGGagagaatgtaaatgtacgAGGGAAGAGGAAGAGGATTTGACCAAACAAGTGCGCTCTGACTTCCAGCCCTTCGACTTTGCCCTTGATGACTAA
- the klhl42 gene encoding kelch-like protein 42, with product MLRRPEFRMLPAHLRDQIRDMRMKGMATLVAIGDFTDTCLDLANQDEPWSMLRYDELDQRWKPLANNLPPDMINVRGYGSAVLDNYLFIVGGYRMTSQEISAAHCYNPCKNEWSHVAPLNQKRSNFKLLAVSGKLYAVGGHCLGTVECYSPEQDWWTCVSSLPDPLAEFSACECQGMIYVMGGYTARDRNTSILRYCPALDSWSIFQSCSVHVRKQQMLSLEDTIYLVGGYTHDLEPAEAGGRRTNQTEDVLTVQTYNVQTGEWLYLKENTSKSGMNLTCTLHNDGIYIMSRDISLPTSLEHRVFLKYNIFLDAWEAFRRFPALGQNMLLCSLYLPSVL from the exons ATGCTGCGCAGGCCGGAGTTTCGGATGTTGCCAGCGCATCTTCGGGATCAAATCAGGGATATGCGCATGAAAGGCATGGCCACTTTAGTTGCAATTGGAGATTTCACAGATACGTGTCTGGATCTGGCAAATCAGGATGAACCGTGGAGTATGTTGAGGTATGATGAACTAGATCAACGTTGGAAACCTCTAGCCAATAATCTTCCTCCGGACATGATCAATGTTAGAGGTTATGGGTCTGCTGTGCTGGATAACTACTTGTTTATTGTTGGTGGGTATAGAATGACAAGTCAAGAGATCTCAGCTGCCCACTGCTACAACCCATGCAAAAATGAGTGGAGTCACGTGGCACCCCTAAACCAGAAAAG ATCCAACTTCAAGCTTCTGGCAGTCAGTGGCAAACTATATGCAGTTGGCGGTCATTGTCTGGGTACGGTGGAGTGCTACAGTCCCGAGCAGGACTGGTGGACGTGCGTGTCGTCTTTGCCGGATCCCCTGGCTGAGTTCTCGGCATGTGAGTGTCAAGGCATGATCTACGTCATGGGCGGTTACACCGCTAGAG ATAGAAACACCAGCATTCTTCGCTACTGCCCCGCCTTAGACTCATGGTCCATCTTTCAATCTTGCTCCGTTCATGTGCGCAAGCAGCAGATGCTCTCATTGGAAGACACCATCTACCTAGTGGGTGGATACACGCATGATCTAGAACCGGCAGAAGCTGGCGGACGGAGGACCAATCAGACGGAGGACGTGTTGACGGTACAGACCTACAACGTGCAGACGGGCGAATGGTTGTATCTAAAGGAGAACACATCCAAGTCCGGCATGAATCTCACCTGCACGCTGCACAACGACGGTATCTACATCATGAGCAGAGACATCAGCTTGCCCACCAGCCTGGAGCATCGTGTGTTTCTCAAATATAACATATTTTTAGATGCTTGGGAGGCTTTTAGACGTTTCCCCGCACTGGGACAAAACATGTTGCTTTGTTCTCTTTACCTGCCCAGTGTCCTATGA
- the washc3 gene encoding WASH complex subunit 3 → MDEDGLPIVGSGIDLTKVPAIQQRRIVAFLNQFIVHTVRFLNRFSTVCEEKLATVSLRIQQIETTLSILEAKLSSIPGLEEVTVDGVRPSAQTNGPTVDGTRPSTGSPPEVTPQAQVVAQEPKAEVTTENVMTVAKDPRYARYLKMVQVGVPVMAIKNKMILEGLDPSLLDTPDAPVPDSGKKAMEDQDDSSGSESSFSD, encoded by the exons ATGGATGAGGACGGATTACCCATTGTGGGATCAGGAATAGATCTTACAAAG GTTCCTGCCATTCAACAACGGAGAATTGTGGCTTTCCTGAACCAGTTCATCGTTCATACTGTCAGATTCCTGAACCGATTTTCCACTGTTTGTGAGGAG AAACTAGCAACAGTATCTTTACGGATCCAGCAAATCGAAACAACACTCAGCATTTTAGAAGCAAAG TTGTCCTCCATACCTGGCTTGGAAGAAGTGACAGTAGATGGAGTGAGACCGTCTGCGCAGACGAATGGACCGACAGTGGATGGCACGAGGCCCTCTACAGGTTCCCCTCCTGAG GTAACTCCGCAAGCACAGGTTGTCGCTCAGGAGCCGAAAGCTGAGGTAACTACGGAAAACGTGATGACTGTTGCAAAGGACCCACGATATGCCCGATATCTAAAAATGGTGCAAGTG GGTGTTCCAGTCATGGCAATAAAAAATAAGATGATACTGGAAGGTTTGGACCCCAGTTTGCTTGA TACCCCTGATGCACCTGTTCCAGATAGTGGCAAAAAAGCGATGGAAGATCAAGATGACAGTTCAGGCAGCGAATCATCTTTCAGTGACTGA